A genomic window from Corynebacterium fournieri includes:
- a CDS encoding D-alanyl-D-alanine carboxypeptidase family protein — translation MKRTALAAIGLSVCMAAPALGQDAETPTETTTGGPTVGYYNDAGEWIPPSRGRAPDTDNCPQATWPPEPVSTSERAASAPDPLPVLYDGPCGVTAAEGYTVPDGVVASSWLVADLDSGEVVAMKDPHGRYRPASIIKVLLALTVIDELPLEQKVEVSAESAGQEGSAAGIGEGGDYTVEDLLTGLLLSSGNDCAHALAQALGGDELTLGKINALAQKLGMNDTRATSYSGLDTPGMSTSAWDMGLAYSAAFANPTFARIVDTEHYTFPGFDDLPPFELWNDNHLYLNDPDGIGGKTGYTDDANHTFVGAVNHEGRRLVAVVLDTAAYDHRPWEQAQMLLHEAYGVRSSVAKLEAIAAETTPAPTTTEAAPTPAPEAGEETAWNRWWSYVIVAAVLALAALCAAFSLGTAEKPRRRR, via the coding sequence ATGAAGCGCACGGCACTCGCGGCGATCGGTCTGAGCGTGTGCATGGCCGCGCCGGCACTCGGCCAGGATGCCGAGACTCCGACAGAGACCACCACCGGCGGTCCCACTGTCGGCTACTACAACGACGCCGGCGAATGGATCCCTCCCAGCCGCGGCCGCGCCCCCGACACCGACAACTGCCCGCAGGCGACCTGGCCGCCTGAGCCAGTGTCCACCTCCGAGCGCGCCGCGTCGGCCCCCGACCCGCTGCCTGTGCTTTACGACGGACCTTGCGGTGTCACCGCCGCCGAGGGCTACACCGTCCCGGACGGTGTCGTGGCCTCCTCCTGGCTCGTCGCCGACCTGGACTCCGGCGAAGTGGTGGCCATGAAGGACCCACACGGGCGCTACCGGCCCGCCTCCATCATCAAAGTGCTGCTGGCGCTGACCGTGATCGACGAGCTGCCGCTGGAGCAGAAGGTCGAAGTCTCCGCCGAGTCCGCAGGCCAGGAAGGCTCCGCCGCCGGCATCGGCGAAGGGGGCGACTACACCGTCGAAGACCTGCTCACCGGCCTGCTACTGTCCTCCGGCAACGACTGCGCCCATGCGCTCGCCCAGGCGCTCGGCGGCGACGAACTCACGTTGGGAAAGATCAACGCCTTGGCGCAGAAGCTGGGGATGAATGACACCCGCGCCACCTCCTATTCCGGGCTCGACACCCCGGGCATGTCCACCTCCGCCTGGGACATGGGCCTGGCCTACTCCGCTGCGTTTGCGAACCCGACGTTTGCGCGCATCGTAGACACGGAGCACTACACTTTCCCCGGCTTCGATGACCTGCCGCCCTTCGAGCTGTGGAACGACAACCACCTCTACCTCAACGACCCGGACGGCATCGGTGGAAAAACCGGCTACACCGACGACGCGAACCACACCTTCGTCGGCGCCGTCAACCACGAGGGCCGCCGCCTCGTGGCCGTCGTGCTCGACACCGCCGCCTACGACCACCGCCCCTGGGAACAGGCGCAGATGCTTCTACACGAGGCGTATGGGGTGCGAAGCTCCGTCGCCAAGCTTGAGGCTATAGCCGCGGAGACCACTCCCGCCCCGACAACGACTGAGGCCGCCCCCACCCCCGCGCCTGAGGCTGGGGAGGAGACGGCCTGGAACCGCTGGTGGTCCTATGTGATTGTGGCGGCAGTGCTGGCGCTTGCCGCGCTGTGCGCTGCTTTTAGTCTCGGGACAGCAGAGAAGCCACGCCGACGCCGATAG
- a CDS encoding helix-turn-helix transcriptional regulator: MGEVLPQSHWASYALGLGERVRAIRLMRGLSQTRLAELAGVSRSLISNLERNDYNSKVADPTLSTCYRLASALQVPPAALLPGAADKVEGCFALVDVDAPAPIRFQWPRSARDTARFHDTYLRRGAPLDTPAF; the protein is encoded by the coding sequence ATGGGGGAAGTACTGCCGCAATCGCATTGGGCGAGCTACGCGTTAGGGCTGGGGGAGCGCGTGCGCGCCATCCGCCTGATGCGGGGGTTGAGCCAGACGCGCCTCGCTGAGCTGGCGGGGGTGTCGCGCTCGTTGATCTCGAATTTGGAGCGCAACGACTACAACTCCAAGGTGGCCGACCCCACCTTGAGCACTTGCTACCGGCTGGCCTCGGCGTTGCAGGTCCCGCCCGCGGCGCTGCTGCCCGGCGCGGCCGACAAGGTGGAGGGGTGTTTCGCGCTCGTGGACGTGGATGCGCCGGCGCCGATCAGGTTCCAATGGCCACGCAGTGCGCGCGATACCGCGCGGTTTCACGACACGTACCTGCGCCGTGGC
- a CDS encoding YhjD/YihY/BrkB family envelope integrity protein, giving the protein MATSTSPRKAYTDEHGIERASKQQQGGFEAKVEKKSPAAGHLLRMNDRFGAQGGNQMAAGITYFSVLALFPLLMLLFAGLGFFLSARPDLIQDIEDQITSAVDGDLGEMLTELVNAAIDQRGAVAGIGLLTTLWSGLGWMNNLRVGVSAMWKVDANEGGNFVTKKLADLLGLIVLIILFVVAAGVTAVGLSSWTSTAMERLGVGDFPGARFVVWVVGFLVSVLASFLVMLWVNMYMPRTKVPAKSGLKGALLGAVIFAVLQQFAGLVISSATGNPAGAIFGPIITLMVMLYLIWRVVLYVAAWTATTEESLAMAPAEVPEPAVINVRAGAVRSREESNATGKALGVGAALGAIGVGVASLLSRD; this is encoded by the coding sequence ATGGCTACCTCGACATCGCCGCGCAAGGCGTACACCGACGAACACGGCATTGAGCGCGCCTCGAAGCAGCAGCAGGGCGGCTTTGAGGCGAAGGTGGAGAAGAAGTCTCCCGCCGCTGGCCATCTGCTGCGCATGAACGACCGTTTCGGCGCCCAGGGCGGCAACCAGATGGCCGCCGGCATCACGTACTTCTCGGTGCTGGCGCTGTTTCCGCTGCTGATGCTCCTGTTTGCGGGCCTCGGCTTTTTCTTGAGCGCCCGCCCGGATCTGATCCAGGACATCGAGGACCAGATCACCTCCGCCGTTGACGGGGACTTAGGTGAGATGCTCACCGAGTTGGTCAACGCGGCTATCGACCAGCGCGGCGCCGTCGCCGGCATCGGTTTGCTCACCACCTTGTGGTCCGGCCTTGGCTGGATGAACAACCTGCGCGTCGGAGTGTCCGCAATGTGGAAGGTGGACGCGAACGAAGGCGGCAACTTCGTCACCAAAAAGCTCGCCGACCTGCTCGGCCTGATCGTGCTGATCATCCTGTTCGTCGTCGCGGCGGGCGTGACCGCGGTGGGCCTGTCCAGCTGGACCAGTACCGCGATGGAGCGCCTCGGCGTCGGCGATTTCCCCGGCGCTCGTTTCGTGGTTTGGGTCGTGGGTTTTCTCGTCAGCGTGCTGGCCAGCTTCCTGGTCATGCTGTGGGTGAACATGTACATGCCGCGCACGAAGGTCCCGGCGAAGTCGGGGCTCAAGGGCGCGTTGCTCGGCGCCGTTATCTTTGCTGTTCTGCAGCAGTTCGCCGGCCTGGTTATCTCTTCTGCCACCGGCAACCCGGCGGGTGCGATCTTTGGCCCGATCATCACCTTGATGGTCATGCTGTACCTGATCTGGCGCGTGGTGCTCTACGTCGCGGCGTGGACCGCCACCACGGAGGAGTCGTTGGCCATGGCGCCGGCGGAGGTGCCGGAGCCGGCCGTGATCAACGTGCGCGCGGGGGCGGTGCGCAGCAGGGAAGAGTCCAATGCCACCGGCAAGGCGCTCGGTGTGGGCGCGGCGCTGGGCGCTATCGGCGTCGGCGTGGCTTCTCTGCTGTCCCGAGACTAA
- a CDS encoding C40 family peptidase → MRELSDGLAGAAGHKWLDFGLDVGATAAKLATLLPFDVPALPGYGMPTFNDFDPLALVANASGASRVGAAAELADYRATIGGAVLRGGVLIGTAAFELGTIAAELIRKAAATPAIAATPVSLLGAAAYVAELIADALNAALQVLKTLEADLGAIAQPLSEATAAAANRVMPGPSAATEKAHGELERLAAQVAPPAPATPAPAPPVVKTASAVAPPAQPEPVQAAAPPPAPEPMEGEGSAVGAAAVEAAKSQLGVPYVWGGAAPGGFDCSGLTSWAYQQAGVDIPRVAADQTVGRQVSYDELQPGDLVLWSGHAAMYAGDGMMIEAGSPVQMNPVRTENIGMTFCGFWRPTG, encoded by the coding sequence ATGCGTGAATTGAGCGACGGGCTCGCCGGCGCAGCAGGCCACAAGTGGCTCGACTTCGGCCTGGACGTGGGAGCAACCGCCGCGAAGCTGGCCACGCTGCTCCCCTTCGACGTTCCAGCCCTGCCCGGCTACGGCATGCCCACCTTCAACGACTTCGACCCGCTGGCGCTGGTGGCCAACGCCTCTGGTGCCTCCCGTGTCGGTGCCGCAGCGGAGCTGGCGGACTACCGCGCAACCATCGGCGGCGCGGTGCTGCGCGGCGGCGTGCTCATCGGCACCGCTGCTTTCGAGCTGGGGACAATCGCGGCAGAGCTGATCCGCAAGGCAGCCGCCACGCCCGCCATCGCCGCCACCCCGGTGAGCCTGCTCGGCGCCGCGGCCTACGTGGCCGAACTCATCGCAGACGCCCTCAACGCGGCGTTGCAGGTGCTCAAGACCTTGGAGGCGGACCTCGGGGCAATCGCCCAACCGTTATCGGAGGCAACCGCCGCTGCGGCGAACCGCGTCATGCCAGGCCCCAGCGCCGCCACCGAGAAGGCCCATGGCGAGCTCGAACGCCTCGCCGCCCAGGTCGCCCCGCCAGCTCCAGCAACGCCCGCACCCGCCCCACCGGTGGTGAAAACAGCCTCGGCCGTAGCCCCGCCCGCACAGCCGGAGCCGGTCCAGGCCGCCGCCCCGCCGCCGGCACCGGAGCCGATGGAAGGCGAGGGCTCAGCAGTCGGCGCCGCCGCCGTCGAAGCTGCCAAGAGCCAACTTGGCGTCCCGTACGTGTGGGGAGGGGCCGCGCCAGGCGGTTTCGACTGCTCCGGGCTGACGTCCTGGGCGTACCAGCAAGCTGGCGTGGACATCCCGCGAGTGGCCGCAGACCAGACCGTGGGCCGGCAGGTGTCCTACGACGAGCTGCAACCGGGCGATCTGGTGCTGTGGTCCGGCCACGCCGCGATGTACGCGGGCGACGGCATGATGATTGAGGCGGGCAGCCCCGTACAGATGAACCCGGTGCGCACGGAAAATATCGGCATGACCTTCTGCGGATTCTGGAGGCCGACCGGCTAA
- the upp gene encoding uracil phosphoribosyltransferase: MDITVVNHPLAASRLTIMRDKRSNNAAFRAALADLGAMLIYEAARELEVEQFDTETPVATAQGARLKNPPIIVPIIRAGLGMIDPALSMIPDAQVGFIGLARDEQTHEPVPYLEALPHDLSGQPVFLVDPMLATGGSLLHAIDLLVERGADDITCVCMVSAQPGVDKLEAHGGPIRLVTATIDPSLNEDAYIVPGLGDAGDRLYGPRNIEL, from the coding sequence ATGGATATCACGGTTGTCAACCACCCCCTGGCCGCATCTCGCCTGACCATCATGCGCGACAAGCGCTCCAACAACGCCGCGTTCCGCGCTGCATTGGCGGACCTCGGCGCCATGCTCATCTACGAGGCGGCCCGCGAACTTGAGGTGGAGCAGTTCGACACCGAAACGCCGGTTGCCACCGCCCAGGGCGCGCGGCTGAAAAACCCGCCGATCATTGTGCCCATCATCCGCGCTGGTCTGGGCATGATCGACCCGGCGCTGTCGATGATCCCGGACGCGCAGGTGGGCTTTATCGGCCTCGCCCGCGACGAGCAGACCCACGAGCCGGTGCCGTACCTGGAGGCGCTGCCACACGACCTGTCCGGACAGCCGGTGTTCCTGGTGGATCCGATGCTGGCCACCGGCGGCTCGCTGCTGCACGCGATCGACTTGCTGGTAGAGCGCGGCGCGGACGACATCACCTGCGTTTGCATGGTCAGCGCGCAGCCCGGCGTGGACAAGCTTGAAGCGCACGGCGGCCCGATCCGACTGGTCACCGCGACCATCGACCCGTCGCTGAACGAGGACGCCTACATCGTCCCCGGCTTGGGGGACGCGGGCGATCGTCTCTACGGCCCCCGCAACATCGAGCTTTAA
- a CDS encoding TRIC cation channel family protein codes for MAVDQVDPLISSIYHWMDISGVLLMGIIGGTLARQLGYDIVGFLFIAMLSALGGGMLRDVLINQGTVAAMSQPEYLVLAFTGALIARFTFFKGRAWEILQSHGDALVSALWASTGASKAIQYGLPILPTIMMGVFTATGGGMIRDVVTGREPSVFGGNQPTVIPAVACAVITLLGNATGFLALGMVLGPVVSFALFLFGYWGNWRVSTDSEFAPVNTTVNATATQVVHLARKAENKSRAVARELEPTRVRSWRHRQMEKALQRRIEEEIRKGKRPAEAFSDADDFLTEFTTQFPAIDAEVLAEAVGTTAPEAADQAEDESLFDGIGVDLTGDSYEDEAAEPDPAETEAMNADMLDIILSDEALTDELIERLAARYDQKES; via the coding sequence ATGGCAGTGGACCAGGTCGACCCGCTCATCAGCTCCATCTATCACTGGATGGACATCTCGGGTGTGTTGCTGATGGGCATCATCGGCGGCACCCTGGCCCGCCAACTCGGCTACGACATCGTCGGGTTTCTCTTCATCGCCATGCTCTCCGCCCTCGGCGGCGGCATGTTGCGCGACGTGCTGATCAACCAGGGCACCGTCGCGGCGATGAGTCAGCCTGAGTACCTCGTCTTGGCGTTTACCGGCGCGTTGATCGCCCGGTTCACCTTCTTCAAAGGCCGCGCCTGGGAAATCTTGCAATCCCACGGCGACGCACTCGTTTCCGCGCTGTGGGCCTCCACCGGCGCATCCAAGGCCATCCAGTACGGCCTGCCCATCTTGCCCACCATCATGATGGGCGTATTCACCGCCACCGGCGGCGGCATGATCCGCGACGTGGTCACCGGCCGCGAGCCCAGCGTCTTCGGTGGCAACCAGCCCACCGTCATCCCGGCGGTGGCCTGCGCCGTGATCACCCTGCTGGGCAACGCCACCGGATTCCTCGCGCTCGGCATGGTGCTGGGCCCAGTTGTGAGTTTCGCACTGTTCCTCTTCGGCTACTGGGGCAACTGGCGCGTCTCCACGGATTCGGAGTTCGCCCCGGTCAACACCACCGTCAACGCAACTGCAACCCAGGTGGTGCATCTGGCGCGCAAGGCGGAGAATAAGTCCCGTGCCGTGGCGCGCGAGCTGGAGCCGACCCGAGTGCGCTCGTGGCGCCACCGCCAGATGGAAAAGGCGCTGCAGCGGCGCATCGAGGAAGAGATCCGCAAGGGCAAGCGCCCTGCAGAAGCGTTCAGCGATGCCGATGATTTCCTTACCGAATTCACCACCCAGTTCCCCGCCATCGACGCGGAGGTGCTGGCAGAAGCAGTGGGCACAACAGCACCCGAGGCCGCGGATCAGGCGGAGGACGAGAGCCTTTTCGACGGCATCGGTGTGGACCTCACCGGCGATTCCTACGAGGATGAGGCTGCAGAGCCGGATCCGGCAGAAACGGAGGCGATGAACGCCGACATGCTGGATATCATTCTCTCCGACGAAGCACTGACCGACGAGTTGATCGAGCGGCTGGCGGCCCGCTACGACCAGAAGGAGTCCTAG